DNA sequence from the Armigeres subalbatus isolate Guangzhou_Male chromosome 1, GZ_Asu_2, whole genome shotgun sequence genome:
ggatggaatcctgctcggattccggatggaatcctgctcggattccggatggaatcctgctcggattccggatggaatcctgctcggattccggatggaatcctgctcgattccggatgaatcctgctcgattccggatggaactcCTGCTCCGGATTCGATTCTTCGGAATTGCCTTTGACCGATGAATCTCGTTCGTCCGAGCAGCGGAGTTCAATTTCAGCGATGGTAAGCTGCCTTTCCAAATGGAAATTTCGAACTCTGTTTAATGAATGCCTGTTTAACCTGAACGTCTACCGTTCAAAGATAATCGAACTTGCGGAAGCATTTGAATGGAGAACTAACCAAAGGCTGCATGTCAAAAATGTGCACAgagataaaaaaagaaaaacaagaattacaatccggaaaggattccatctgaatgcaggattccatccgaatcagCAAGATTCCACATGAATCTGAGCAGGATTCCACCGAATCCGGAGTAGCAGGATTCCACTGGAACTGAGCAGGATTCCAACCAGGAACTGGAGCAGGATTCAACccaaatccgagcaggattctacCTGGAACTGAGTAGATTCCACCTGACtaccgacaggattccatccaaatccgaggaggattccatccggaatcgggacggattccatccaaatccaagcaGGATTCCATCTGAACTGAGCAGGATCGCCAGAACTGAGCAGTGATCTGAACTGAGCAGATCATCCGAATCCGGCAGGACCCTGGAATTCAATCTGAACTGACAGGTGATTCCGACGAGCGTGGATTGATCTGAACTGAGCGAACATCTGAACTGAGCCATCTGGGAATCCGGAGCATCTGGAATCTGCGAGGATCCATCGGAATCAGTTAGATTCATCTGAATCCGAGCCCATGGTGAGCGATTCCATCTGGAACTGGATTGAACTGACTCCATTCGAGAGCAGAATCTATTCGATCCAGGAGTCTACTGAACTCCGAGCATTCATCTGAATTGAGCAGGACCATCCTGGAATCAGATTCGAATCTGACCGAGCATTCGAACTTTCATTCCGGACGGGAATCCATCGGAATCTTTacggaatcctgctcgattccggATGAACTTgctcgattccggatggaactgctcggattccggatgaactcgtcggattccggatggaacctGCTcgagattccggatggaatcctgcttCGATTCGGATGAACTTgctcgattccggatggaacttcGCTCgatattccggatggaatcctgctcgattccggatggaatcctgctcgactCCGATGGAACTTgctcgattccggatggaactcgctcgattccggatggaatcctgctcgattccggATGAACCCTGCtcgattcggatggaatctgcTCGAttcccggatggaatccttaccgATTCCGATGGAATGCTCGGATCTGGATGGAACTGCTCGATTCGAGGGATTAATCCCTGCTCGATATTCCGGATGGAACTTGCtcgattccgatggaatcctgctcgattccggatggaacttgGTCGATTCAGGATGGAATCCCTGCTTGATTCCGATGGAATGACAAGTTGATTCCGGATGAACTGctcagattccggatggaatcctcctcggattccggatggaatcctgctcgagtCCGGTGGAACTTACCGGATTCCGGCAGAACTGCTCGATTTAGGGttgaatcctgctcggattcctggtggaatcctgctcggattccgagtggaatcctgctcggattccgggtGGAATCCTGCTCAGATTCCgtatggaatcctgctcggattccggatggaatcctgctcggattccggatggaatcctttccggatttgtaattcttgttttttcttttttatcctTCCtaatattgatattttttactttcttcatcCTATtatcttcctccatcttctctcttcttcttcttcctcccaTCGACTTTCTTGTATCATGTTCCTTCTTTTTAGTTTCTTCTGCCAAATTTCTTCttcaatttacattttttttcgttttatttttttctttacttttgttttttactttctccatttttttctttcttccgtctttcttgttccttcttctttttatttctaCTTACTTCAATCTTAGGGGCCTtcaatcttccttctttcttatacTTTCTCcctacttctttcttcattattcCATTCTCCATTCTTGCTTCCTGCTTTTCCCATATCTTTCGTTCCATCTTCCTGTTTCATTCTTCccaattttttcttccttcttctttcttcattattcCATTGGAATTTCAAGATTTACGTACGGAATAATATAATTCAAACGCACTCGCAAAACACCGCAgtgcacttgactcaacctttgacagttaatatatgggcctgacgttttgggctgatggttcattcgttttGATATGTTGTCTTTTCAGCAACAGACGTTGCTCAGCCCACAAAATGTCCTAAAAGtctcaaacacaaaaatataatttttaccATACCATTAGACCATCATCAGAATTTATATAACATCGGTTCATGTATTCTCGatcgatgcactatcgtttgcaatcaTAAACGATGTAGGGCTTTAGAACTCAATTAATCAATGTATTAGACCTTATTGGAAAACTAGATGAAATGCTGAATTTATGTTATCAAAAATATTAGTGAAGTATTATTAGCGTACGtgtttgatttgagttttttttttattgtatacgATAACGGAGTTGTAGcgctagtttcagtaacttaaactaaatgattgcaattttgttatcatttagtttaagttactgaaactatagtaaAAActtcgttactagtggaattcaaacaacgaaccattaggcagagttgcagaaaaaccttcgcactagaagtccaccacacAACACTATTCAGCTTTTGGAaggagttattgacaaactactaaatgatagaacgcgaattactaattgatcgataacatcaTTGGTGCAGTTGAGTTATTACGGAAGAAAAAATccatgaagagaaatcgatcaatacagttacggcCATATGATCCTAAGCGCGAgataactattttaatatttagattttttggaatgcgcaatcgttatgaaattcaatagtgatcaactaaaCTTTATTCTTTGTCGAAAGCAACTGGTTGCAAGAGAATCTGTTGAGGattactatgtgaaaaaatTGCCAATACAatgtgtgcacacacacacatacacacggacagacagacatttgctcggtTCAtctagctgagtcgattggtataaaacactatgggtctttGAGCCTTCtacaaaaagttcgtttttggaatgaaatgatagcctttcgataCAACTTTGTTATACGAGAAAGGTATAAATGGCGTTAAGTATTTGAGAACAAAGTAACTTAGAAGTATATGCATTCGAGCATTAGGAAAGTTAAGGAGTTCGAAATTTGGTActtagaaatgaaaaaaatatatttttttttagttagGGTTCTTTAAATctctattttttttagtttgaagAAGTGTTTCTTTTATCATTATGTTATTCAACATCCTAAAAAtaaggaaatgtaaaaaatactgAAATTTACTAATTCCGCTTTTCAGGATCTTGGAatataaaaatggaaatgttttAGATTTCTATAAGCTGTTAAATATTCGAATTTCGGAGTCTCAGAATTTTGAGTGTCCAAATTCAACCTAAACAATTGAATTTCTAAGTTTAATAATCAAGTATATTTTCGTTCGCTTACACAGTGTTAGAAACAAAAACCACAATATCAAACTTCCTGTCAATTGTTTTATATGGTTTATGGAATTTCGCTTTAAGGAATTAATCCAATTGAGAATCGCTCTAACTCTAACTATGTATATAGCTATACCGAGGATTTCATCCCTAAAATGGCTGCTTTCAATTAGTTATTCAGTTTACGTGAAGCAACTTGTCACCATTAATAGATGAATTACCAAGAATTAATTACGATTTAGACTGCTATTGGCATCGCGTTACCATCAAACCAGTACGACATAATCCCATGAGCTTCATCCATTCCCTGTCATTGTCACGAACACTAACAAAGCATCGCTGCTGCCGTCGCCCACAAATGGCTGTCATCAATATGCACTAATGTGGCTAATTCGTATCAATATTATAATTATCTATGCTCCTTCCGGGCAGACACCGTGCAATCAAAACACATCATCGACATCCTCTTCCCCGTCGCCTCCGAAAACCTCTCCAGCGCTCGTGGGCCTTTGTTCTTGTTGTTGCTTTTGCAGGCACCCCCGGGCTTGTTCGACAATTCGCTCCTGTCCTCGATCCAGCAACTTCTTGCGGTTGACCACACATTCCTGGAACTTTCCCAACCGTACGGTAAGGCTGTCCGAAACGTTTGCCATGGCACCGGAAAATCTGTTCATGCCATTGGTCGCAACTTTCGCAACGCTTCCAACCTATGATGGAAAATTTTCTAATGAACTGTGTAAATTGGTTACGAGCAGGATTGAGGGTTTCGAGCAGGATTACTGAGAAAAAAAGTAAATGCGATTCTACAACTGTGTTTGatgtattgaaaaataaaatatgtaataGCAATTCAATTCCACACTGTACCGATTCACTCACCATGTTTCCCACACAGGAATCTAAACTGATTCCGATTCGTCCTGCCGCGAAGCAATCTTCCACCCTTAGAAAAGGCCTCTCCAGCAGACTCCGTTCCCGCTCAATCCACGCTTCGTGTTGATCCACCTGTCGCTTCGCAAACATTCTACAAGCGGCCACATTCTCGTTCAGTCGTTGCTCATAGCTGGCGATGCCCTTCTGAATACTCTGCAGGCACGTGTTCGAATCTGGAAGGCACACGTCCCGAAACTCTTCCAAGTGATTGGCAAATGAGTCGTGGATCTTCTTATTGATTTCCGTCACGGTAGCATGGACTTTCGCCATCGAAGCTTGGTGACGTTGTTTGACGAATCCCATCCACTGGTTGGTGTAAAGCTGAGCCACAGCACGATACTCATCGATTATGGTTTTTAACTCCAGGCCCATTTCGGAAATCCTTGGCAGCTGGAATATGTTGGTAAAACGGCTCCACGTCAGTGTGAGATCCGGCATTGGGGGCGCTTTCGGAATCGCCCGAATCGTGCTGTTTATCGACTCCAAAGAGAACAATTTCCCGTCAAACTGAATAGAATCCTTGGGGTAGACGTCCGATACGCAAGTCGGTAAGCTTTCATCGATTTCCGATTCCGCGATATCGGTAGACTCCTCCGTAGTCGAGTCCATTCCCTGCGTCAAAGAGGCATTAAAAAAAACGCTTACTTACTTCCGCTCAGAAAGTTTCCACCCCAATAAAACAGTACGGAAAATATATCCACCGCTGCTCGGACGAACGCTCCCATCCCCAGCAAAGGCAGAATCACAGACAACACCAAGGAAATTGCACTGCTCTTCATTTCCGAGCCTCAATTGCAAACCGACCACAGTGCCGATAGTTGTGGAATTGAGTGGGAAATCAGTTCCTCTCGATGTTCTTCATTCCGGTGCTGCATCTCCTATCGGTGGCACACGTACAGCAGGAGCTTTGCCTGGAATCGCTTTATGCCCACGTCTTGTCGGTACATAGAAGGGGACGATAGAGTCAAACGATACAAACTGATTTTTAACCTTCGATAACTAACCTGGTTTGAACAGCACATTAGGTGTTGAAGACTTGAGAAAAATGGTGGAATTATTCTGCTAAATgcattattttttcatgatttatgaTTTCGTGTTTCAAGCAGTCTACATCTGCAACACTTTGttccgtaatctgaaaaagtgacgtatacgccatatTCCAttaatggtgttaacgagttaGTAATAATcgaactctttaacagaaaaatgaaaaatttgagtgttgtaatttggcgcatacgtcactttttcaggtTACGGCAGAAGTTCAGGATttattagaggtgtgcgccgcggcgccacgccgccgccgccgacatttttgcgtcggcgcgccgccgtttaaaattttccacgccgattcaaatttgaagaaatccgcaaaattttctgtggaaattccgaagattcagtggaatttccatataatttacTGATAGATTTCTACAACATTACGTTGAAACTGCAGAGGCTTTTTTGTGAAGATACCAAtgcttttcatgaaaattccatacaatttcttgTTAAAATTTCGAAAGGCTCTCCTTAAAAACTAAGCAAAGCTTCGTGTGACAACTGCGAGGGATTTTCCGTTgatatccaaaaaaaatctccatggaattgaatttttgaaagttgtttggccgaatatgtcgtttaaccaaaaagactatttggtaaaAGCCTACCCgcgcaaagcttgagagcaaatcgataacttgttttaaattcgagacgagccagcccagggctgaaagctaataaagacaaaaaaaattgttttaaatcatcgattatgtttactcaATTTGATATCTTGTaatggttaaaataacaaaacaaatagcagaaaaatctaactgtgaaagcaaattaaaaactattcctgctgtagatgaaaacaaatcgataactaattttgatattggtttccgacaACAAAATAGGTACATAGTTTGATATAagtcatatcattcaatttagtaataTACAGCAATATGAGATGAAAATATGTTCTCATTATGTTTTCCGGgaactgcccacacgaagggagatccgacgacgagaaagaagcgttctatgcgcagctggagcagacatacgatggatgcccactgcgggacgtcaaaatcgtcatcggtgacatgaacgctcaggtaggaagggaggaaatgtatagaccggtcatcggaccggatagtctgcataccgtatcgaacgacaacggccaacgatgcataaactttgcagcctcccgcggaatggtagtacgaagcactttcttcccccgtaagaatatccacaaggccacatggaaatcacctaatcaagtaacggaaaaccaaatcgaccacgttctaatcgacggtaaattcttctccgacatcacgaacgtacgcacttaccgcagtgcgaatattgaatccgaccactacctcgtcgcagtgtgtctgcgctcaaaactctcgacggtgatcaacacgcgtcggagtcgtctgacgcggctaaacattgggcggctgcaagacagtagactagcccaagactacgcgcagcagctggaagtggcactcccaacggaagagcagctaggcgcagcatctcttgaagacggctggagagatattcgatccgccattggaagcaccgcaaccgctgcactaggcacggtggctccggatcagagaaacgattggtatgacggcgaatgtgagcagttagttgaggagaagaatgcagcatgggcgagattgctgcaacaccgcacgagggcgaacgaggcacgatacaaacgggcgcggaacagacaaaactcgattttccggaggaaaaagcgccagcaggaagatcgagaccgtgaagagacggaggaactgtatcgcgctaataacgcacgaaagttctatgagaagttgaaccgttcacgtaagggccacgtgccacagcccgatatgtgtaaggacataaacgggaaccttcttacgaacgagcgtgaggtgatccaaaggtggcggcagcactacgaagagcacctgaatggcgatatggcagacgacggtggcggtatggtaatgaacctagaagcacgcgcgcaggacatgcgacttccggctccgaatctccaggaaatacaggaggagatcggcgggctgaaaaacaacaaagcccctggagttgaccaactaccaggagagctgtttaaacacggtagtgaagcactggctagagcgctgcactgggtgattaccaaggtttgggaggatgaggttctgccgcaggagtggatggaaggtgtcgtgtgtcccatctacaaaaagggcgataagctggattgtagcaactaccgcgcaatcacattgctggacgccgcctacaaggtactctcccaaattttatgccgtcgactaacaccaattgcaagagagttcgtggggcagtaccaggcgggatttatgggtgaacgctctaccacagaccaggtgttcgccatacgtcaggtattgcagaaatgccgcgaatacaacatgcccacacatcatctatttatggacttcaaagccgcatatgatacaatcgatcgggaccagctatggcagctaatgcacgaaaacggatttccggataaactgatgcggttgatcaaggcgacgatggatcgggtgatgtgcgtaattcgagtttcaggggtattctcgagtcctttcgaaacccgtagagggttacggcaaggtgatggtctttcgtgtctgctattcaacatcgctttggagggagtaatacaaaggacagggattgacacgagtggtacgattttcacgaagtccgtccagttatttggtttcgccgacgacattgatatcatggcacgtaactttgagaggatggaggaagcct
Encoded proteins:
- the LOC134203789 gene encoding uncharacterized protein LOC134203789, translating into MKSSAISLVLSVILPLLGMGAFVRAAVDIFSGMDSTTEESTDIAESEIDESLPTCVSDVYPKDSIQFDGKLFSLESINSTIRAIPKAPPMPDLTLTWSRFTNIFQLPRISEMGLELKTIIDEYRAVAQLYTNQWMGFVKQRHQASMAKVHATVTEINKKIHDSFANHLEEFRDVCLPDSNTCLQSIQKGIASYEQRLNENVAACRMFAKRQVDQHEAWIERERSLLERPFLRVEDCFAAGRIGISLDSCVGNMVGSVAKVATNGMNRFSGAMANVSDSLTVRLGKFQECVVNRKKLLDRGQERIVEQARGCLQKQQQEQRPTSAGEVFGGDGEEDVDDVF